One genomic segment of Gopherus flavomarginatus isolate rGopFla2 chromosome 11, rGopFla2.mat.asm, whole genome shotgun sequence includes these proteins:
- the C11H20orf96 gene encoding uncharacterized protein C20orf96 homolog isoform X1 — translation MGSGSPGGALGDPRLVPQMGSGSWAEPPPEMAAKVLNTLAQNVTNKYGTIDYSKWQRVEAKKKKPALPPVASPSEDKKSEGRSTGYQKDKRSVLFSPSSSLPSKTASSLNPRFAQQKTSAKETDVTKSLENIKIIKKLTKSKRKSLNELKHHSTTLVETNRRLAQDIQQTDASTAKHARDLLQQYEMFGTVISTLRDSSQNQVGIARAELQETEKMVEKNLRKLKHQVDHMNTKVQMLQEELNVLRTYMDKEYPVKAVQIAFMHRNIRNLKDEQQDEMEDIEDLAKTVIQQLEKKVQDEKERILQAVAKDKAFLYQEGLKQMAVNNRILRNEVQMQKKVIHMLLEEIAELRKSVVTLRWSVRDPREVIFADVLLRRPKCLPDTEIVLNIPLEEKVFI, via the exons ATGGGCTCTGGCTCCCCCGGGGGGGCGTTGGGGGACCCCAGGTTGGTCCCCCAGATGGGCTCTGGCTCCTGGGCGG AGCCgcccccagagatggctgcaaagGTCCTGAACACCCTGGCACAAAACGTAACTAATAAATACGGGACCATA GATTACAGCAAGTGGCAGAGGGTAGAAGCAAAAAAGAAGAAACCAGCTTTGCCACCTGTCGCATCACCAAGTGAGGACAAGAAAAGTGAAGGGCGCTCCACTGGCTACCAGAAAGACAAGCGGTCAG TTCTATTCAGTCCCAGTTCATCCTTGCCTTCAAAGACAGCATCCTCTCTGAATCCCAGATTTGCTCAGCAGAAAACCTCAGCAAAGGAGACTGATGTAACTAAAAGCTTGGAGAACATCAAAATTATTAAG AAACTGACTAAGTCGAAGAGAAAGTCCCTAAATGAGCTGAAGCATCACAGCACCACCCTTGTAGAGACCAACAGGAGACTGGCCCAGGACATTCAGCAGACAGATGCCAGTACTGCCAAGCATGCCAGAGACCTGCTGCAGCAGTATGAGATGTTTGGG ACAGTCATCTCGACCCTTCGGGACTCCAGTCAGAACCAAGTTGGCATAGCAAGAGCAGAACTCCAAGAAACAGAAAAAATGGTGGAAAAGAACCTGAGGA AACTAAAACATCAGGTGGATCACATGAACACTAAGGTGCAAATGCTCCAGGAAGAGCTCAATGTTTTACGAACATACATGGACAAGGAGTACCCGGTGAAAGCTGTCCAGATAGCCTTTATGCATCGCAACATCCGAAACCTGAAGGATGAACAGCAG GACGAAATGGAAGATATAGAAGATCTGGCCAAAACAGTAATACAGCAACTGGAAAAGAAGGTGCAAGATGAGAAGGAACGGATATTACAGGCTGTTGCAAAG GACAAGGCCTTTCTCTATCAGGAGGGGCTGAAGCAGATGGCTGTCAACAATCGGATACTCAGGAATGAAGTCCAAATGCAAAAGAAG GTCATTCACATGCTGTTGGAAGAAATCGCAGAGCTCCGAAAGAGCGTTGTGACACTTCGCTGGAGCGTGAGAGACCCTAGAGAGGTGATCTTCGCCGACGTCCTGCTCCGCAGGCCCAA ATGCCTGCCAGATACAGAGATTGTTCTCAATATCCCCTTAGAGGAGAAGGTTTTCATTTAG
- the C11H20orf96 gene encoding uncharacterized protein C20orf96 homolog isoform X2 produces the protein MAAKVLNTLAQNVTNKYGTIDYSKWQRVEAKKKKPALPPVASPSEDKKSEGRSTGYQKDKRSVLFSPSSSLPSKTASSLNPRFAQQKTSAKETDVTKSLENIKIIKKLTKSKRKSLNELKHHSTTLVETNRRLAQDIQQTDASTAKHARDLLQQYEMFGTVISTLRDSSQNQVGIARAELQETEKMVEKNLRKLKHQVDHMNTKVQMLQEELNVLRTYMDKEYPVKAVQIAFMHRNIRNLKDEQQDEMEDIEDLAKTVIQQLEKKVQDEKERILQAVAKDKAFLYQEGLKQMAVNNRILRNEVQMQKKVIHMLLEEIAELRKSVVTLRWSVRDPREVIFADVLLRRPKCLPDTEIVLNIPLEEKVFI, from the exons atggctgcaaagGTCCTGAACACCCTGGCACAAAACGTAACTAATAAATACGGGACCATA GATTACAGCAAGTGGCAGAGGGTAGAAGCAAAAAAGAAGAAACCAGCTTTGCCACCTGTCGCATCACCAAGTGAGGACAAGAAAAGTGAAGGGCGCTCCACTGGCTACCAGAAAGACAAGCGGTCAG TTCTATTCAGTCCCAGTTCATCCTTGCCTTCAAAGACAGCATCCTCTCTGAATCCCAGATTTGCTCAGCAGAAAACCTCAGCAAAGGAGACTGATGTAACTAAAAGCTTGGAGAACATCAAAATTATTAAG AAACTGACTAAGTCGAAGAGAAAGTCCCTAAATGAGCTGAAGCATCACAGCACCACCCTTGTAGAGACCAACAGGAGACTGGCCCAGGACATTCAGCAGACAGATGCCAGTACTGCCAAGCATGCCAGAGACCTGCTGCAGCAGTATGAGATGTTTGGG ACAGTCATCTCGACCCTTCGGGACTCCAGTCAGAACCAAGTTGGCATAGCAAGAGCAGAACTCCAAGAAACAGAAAAAATGGTGGAAAAGAACCTGAGGA AACTAAAACATCAGGTGGATCACATGAACACTAAGGTGCAAATGCTCCAGGAAGAGCTCAATGTTTTACGAACATACATGGACAAGGAGTACCCGGTGAAAGCTGTCCAGATAGCCTTTATGCATCGCAACATCCGAAACCTGAAGGATGAACAGCAG GACGAAATGGAAGATATAGAAGATCTGGCCAAAACAGTAATACAGCAACTGGAAAAGAAGGTGCAAGATGAGAAGGAACGGATATTACAGGCTGTTGCAAAG GACAAGGCCTTTCTCTATCAGGAGGGGCTGAAGCAGATGGCTGTCAACAATCGGATACTCAGGAATGAAGTCCAAATGCAAAAGAAG GTCATTCACATGCTGTTGGAAGAAATCGCAGAGCTCCGAAAGAGCGTTGTGACACTTCGCTGGAGCGTGAGAGACCCTAGAGAGGTGATCTTCGCCGACGTCCTGCTCCGCAGGCCCAA ATGCCTGCCAGATACAGAGATTGTTCTCAATATCCCCTTAGAGGAGAAGGTTTTCATTTAG
- the REM1 gene encoding GTP-binding protein REM 1, translated as MTLNTQQGGKGPVHRRASTPVPLFHRSRPGIREPRPNPTEPHHPPLGCSLSFEPGDKAPVAPCSSWSSDSADSDSSGESLYRVVLLGDPGVGKTSLVNLFAGIQERDLPEQPGEDAYERTLSVDGEETTLLVMDAWETERRPQDEENRFHNYCMQVGNAYVIVYSVTDRVSFESASELRIQLRRTRQAENIPIILVGNKTDLVRCREVSVEEGRACAVVFDCKFIETSATLQHNVAELFEGVVRQIRLRQDSKEANERRKSIYKRKESLTKQARRFLDRLVARNNKKVALKVRSKSCHDLSVL; from the exons ATGACTCTGAACACGCAGCAAGGGGGCAAGGGCCCTGTGCACAGACGGGCCAGCACCCCGGTCCCCCTCTTCCACCGGTCCAGGCCAGGGATCCGTGAGCCGAGGCCTAACCCCACTGAGCCGCATCACCCTCCGCTTGGCTGCTCTTTGTCCTTCGAGCCTGGAGACAAAGCTCCCGTCGCGCCGTGCAGCAGCTGGTCATCGGACTCGGCCGACTCCGACAGCTCCGGGGAATCCTTGTATCGTGTGGTGCTGCTGGGAGACCCTGGTGTGGGCAAGACCAGCTTGGTGAACCTCTTTGCCGGGATCCAAGAGCGGGACCTGCCGGAGCAGCCGGGAG AGGACGCCTACGAACGCACCCTGTCGGTGGATGGGGAGGAGACCACGCTGCTGGTGATGGACGCCTGGGAAACAGAGAGGCGG CCCCAGGATGAGGAGAACCGGTTCCACAATTACTGTATGCAGGTGGGGAATGCCTATGTCATTGTCTACTCCGTCACCGACAGGGTGAGTTTCGAGAGCGCCTCTGAGCTGAGAATCCAGCTGCGCCGGACCCGGCAAGCAGAGAACATCCCCATTATCCTGGTGGGGAACAAGACGGACCTGGTGCGGTGCCGAGAGGTCTCGGTGGAAG AGGGCCGGGCCTGCGCCGTGGTCTTCGATTGCAAGTTCATCGAGACGTCTGCCACTCTCCAGCACAACGTGGCGGAGCTCTTTGAGGGGGTGGTGCGCCAGATCCGCTTACGCCAGGACAGCAAGGAGGCCAACGAGAGGCGCAAGTCCATCTACAAGCGCAAAGAGAGCCTCACCAAGCAGGCCCGGCGTTTCCTGGACAGGCTGGTCGCCAGGAACAACAAGAAGGTGGCTCTGAAAGTTCGCTCCAAGTCTTGCCATGACCTGTCCGTGCTCTGA